One window of Triplophysa rosa linkage group LG8, Trosa_1v2, whole genome shotgun sequence genomic DNA carries:
- the osbpl10b gene encoding oxysterol-binding protein-related protein 10 isoform X1 → MEKTLNVSHSGSSKGKWSTDRGNPAQRQARSGSYSPGSGTVSDSSHQSQTQKRHLEGFLNKYTNLLQGWQSRYFVLDPELGQLQYFINEHSKNLKPRGSLPLIGSLVAPSDEFPFMFTVYAANGDLFKLRACDAREQQTWMTQLQLYARRHSDSSAKGCSSSSSCNNTSSSSSTGRTNSFSLHPHPIPQCSVQRQTPQHGTPTSVITITHHKSPTASNRACSQHPAGLHQVKEVMSQAEGQQKNLVNSIESLPSRGPLSSLDQDLLLLKATSAATLSCLGDCLSILQHNVCQAAQHITHGHTQGSNADNNSSWSRPKPVSDDHVKNGELTGHDTSPKHQPNSPAHRNKDRFKDTENSSPDSLDSSEEITDSEDNEEEDLGVLDDQRSIILHLLSQLKLGMDLTRVVLPTFILEKRSLLEMYANFMAHPDVFLAITSGGTAEERIIRFVEYYLTAFHEGRKGAVAKKPFNPILGECFHCTWDIPRHKVRPLRTTSSSPAPAAAPSVQHASADGVGSYRLRFVAEQVSHHPPISGFYCECEERRICVNTHVWTKSKFMGMSIGVSMVGEGVLHLLEHGEEYVFTLPSAYARSILTVPWVELGGKVSISCAKSGYSATVTFHTKPFYGGKVHRVTAEVKHNPTGTIVCKAQGEWNGTLEFTYNSGETKVIDTSKLPVIRKKIRPLERQGPYESRRLWQHVSAALKTGDIDTATEHKHQLEERQRREGKQRTASHVPWKPKYFIKEGEGWVYHNPLWKTK, encoded by the exons ATGGAAAAAACATTGAACGTGTCGCATTCAGGGAGCAGTAAAGGAAAGTGGTCCACGGATCGGGGGAATCCCGCACAGAGACAGGCGAGAAGCGGCTCGTACAGTCCTGGATCAGGGACTGTGTCGGACAGCAGTCACCAGTCTCAAACCCAGAAAAGACACTTGGAGGGGTTTTTGAACAAATACACAAATTTACTACAAGGCTGGCAGAGCAG GTATTTTGTGCTGGACCCTGAGCTCGGCCAGCTGCAGTATTTCATCAATGAGCACAGTAAGAACCTGAAGCCTCGGGGGTCCCTGCCCCTCATCGGTTCCTTGGTGGCCCCAAGCGATGAGTTTCCCTTCATGTTCACAGTCTATGCTGCTAATGGAGATCTCTTCAAACTGAGAG CTTGTGATGCCCGCGAGCAGCAGACGTGGATGACCCAGCTTCAGCTGTATGCCCGTCGCCACTCAGACAGCAGTGCCAAG GGTTGTAGCTCATCTTCCTCCTGCAACAAcacctcctcttcctcttccaCCGGCCGGACCAACAGCTTCTCCCTGCACCCGCACCCCATCCCGCAGTGCTCCGTCCAAAGACAGACCCCTCAGCATGGGACGCCCACCTCTGTCATCACCATCACCCATCACAAGTCCCCCACAGCCAGCAACCGAGCTTGCAGTCAGCACCCTGCAGGACTGCATCAGGTCAAAGAG GTTATGTCCCAGGCGGAAGGTCAGCAGAAGAACCTGGTGAACTCCATCGAGTCCCTGCCCAGTCGTGGGCCGCTTTCTTCCCTGGACCAGGATCTGCTCCTCCTGAAGGCCACATCTGCAGCCACGCTGAGCTGTCTGGGAGATTGTTTGAGTATCCTTCAGCATAACGTGTGTCAAGCCGCCCAACACATCACCCACGGACACACGCAGGGATCTAATGCAG ATAACAACTCTAGCTGGTCAAGGCCCAAACCTGTTTCAGATGACCATGTGAAGAACGGAGAACTGACAGGTCACGACACGTCTCCTAAACATCAGCCGAACTCGCCAGCACACAGGAATAAAGACCGTTTTAAAGACACCGAG AACTCTAGTCCAGACTCGCTGGATTCCAGCGAGGAGATCACGGACTCGGAGGACAATGAAGAGGAAGACCTCGGAGTCCTGGATGACCAGAGGAGCATCATTCTTCATCTCTTATCTCAGCTCAAATTGGGCATGGACCTTACACGg gtgGTGCTGCCCACATTTATTCTTGAGAAACGCTCACTTTTAGAGATGTATGCCAACTTCATGGCCCATCCGGACGTGTTTCTGGCCATCACATCCGGAGGCACGGCCGAAGAACGCATCATCCGATTTGTGGAATACTACCTGACCGCCTTCCATGAGGGTCGTAAGGGTGCTGTTGCCAAGAAGCCTTTCAACCCCATTCTGGGGGAGTGCTTCCACTGCACGTGGGACATACCGCGACACAAAGTGCGCCCCCTCAGGACTACCAGCTCGAGCCCGGCCCCTGCGGCCGCCCCCTCCGTCCAGCATGCCTCCGCCGATGGGGTGGGATCTTACCGGCTACGCTTTGTTGCTGAACAGGTGTCCCACCACCCTCCCATCTCTGGGTTTTACTGCGAGTGTGAGGAGCGCAGGATATGCGTTAACACCCATGTTTGGACTAAAAGCAAGTTCATGGGCATGTCCATAGGAGTGTCAATGGTTGGAGAAG gagtGTTACATCTCTTGGAGCATGGTGAGGAGTACGTGTTCACGCTCCCCTCCGCATACGCTCGCTCCATCCTCACAGTGCCCTGGGTGGAGTTGGGCGGAAAGGTTTCCATCAGCTGCGCCAAAAGCGGATACTCTGCCACAGTTACATTCCACACCAAACCCTTCTATGGAGGGAAAGTTCACAG GGTTACAGCCGAGGTAAAGCACAACCCCACCGGCACCATTGTGTGCAAGGCGCAGGGGGAGTGGAACGGAACTTTGGAGTTCACCTATAACAGCGGAGAGACCAAAGTGATTGACACATCCAAACTTCCGGTCATTAGGAAAAAGATCCGCCCACTTGAGAGACAGGGACCGTATGAATCCAG GCGGCTGTGGCAGCACGTGAGCGCTGCGCTGAAGACGGGGGACATCGATACTGCCACTGAACACAAACACCAGCTGGAAGAGAGACAGAGGAGGGAAGGGAAGCAGAGAACGGCCAGCCACGTGCCCTGGAAACCAAAGTACTTCATCAAAGAG GGGGAGGGGTGGGTGTACCACAATCCTCTATGGAAGACCAAGTGA
- the osbpl10b gene encoding oxysterol-binding protein-related protein 10 isoform X2 yields MEKTLNVSHSGSSKGKWSTDRGNPAQRQARSGSYSPGSGTVSDSSHQSQTQKRHLEGFLNKYTNLLQGWQSRYFVLDPELGQLQYFINEHSKNLKPRGSLPLIGSLVAPSDEFPFMFTVYAANGDLFKLRACDAREQQTWMTQLQLYARRHSDSSAKVMSQAEGQQKNLVNSIESLPSRGPLSSLDQDLLLLKATSAATLSCLGDCLSILQHNVCQAAQHITHGHTQGSNADNNSSWSRPKPVSDDHVKNGELTGHDTSPKHQPNSPAHRNKDRFKDTENSSPDSLDSSEEITDSEDNEEEDLGVLDDQRSIILHLLSQLKLGMDLTRVVLPTFILEKRSLLEMYANFMAHPDVFLAITSGGTAEERIIRFVEYYLTAFHEGRKGAVAKKPFNPILGECFHCTWDIPRHKVRPLRTTSSSPAPAAAPSVQHASADGVGSYRLRFVAEQVSHHPPISGFYCECEERRICVNTHVWTKSKFMGMSIGVSMVGEGVLHLLEHGEEYVFTLPSAYARSILTVPWVELGGKVSISCAKSGYSATVTFHTKPFYGGKVHRVTAEVKHNPTGTIVCKAQGEWNGTLEFTYNSGETKVIDTSKLPVIRKKIRPLERQGPYESRRLWQHVSAALKTGDIDTATEHKHQLEERQRREGKQRTASHVPWKPKYFIKEGEGWVYHNPLWKTK; encoded by the exons ATGGAAAAAACATTGAACGTGTCGCATTCAGGGAGCAGTAAAGGAAAGTGGTCCACGGATCGGGGGAATCCCGCACAGAGACAGGCGAGAAGCGGCTCGTACAGTCCTGGATCAGGGACTGTGTCGGACAGCAGTCACCAGTCTCAAACCCAGAAAAGACACTTGGAGGGGTTTTTGAACAAATACACAAATTTACTACAAGGCTGGCAGAGCAG GTATTTTGTGCTGGACCCTGAGCTCGGCCAGCTGCAGTATTTCATCAATGAGCACAGTAAGAACCTGAAGCCTCGGGGGTCCCTGCCCCTCATCGGTTCCTTGGTGGCCCCAAGCGATGAGTTTCCCTTCATGTTCACAGTCTATGCTGCTAATGGAGATCTCTTCAAACTGAGAG CTTGTGATGCCCGCGAGCAGCAGACGTGGATGACCCAGCTTCAGCTGTATGCCCGTCGCCACTCAGACAGCAGTGCCAAG GTTATGTCCCAGGCGGAAGGTCAGCAGAAGAACCTGGTGAACTCCATCGAGTCCCTGCCCAGTCGTGGGCCGCTTTCTTCCCTGGACCAGGATCTGCTCCTCCTGAAGGCCACATCTGCAGCCACGCTGAGCTGTCTGGGAGATTGTTTGAGTATCCTTCAGCATAACGTGTGTCAAGCCGCCCAACACATCACCCACGGACACACGCAGGGATCTAATGCAG ATAACAACTCTAGCTGGTCAAGGCCCAAACCTGTTTCAGATGACCATGTGAAGAACGGAGAACTGACAGGTCACGACACGTCTCCTAAACATCAGCCGAACTCGCCAGCACACAGGAATAAAGACCGTTTTAAAGACACCGAG AACTCTAGTCCAGACTCGCTGGATTCCAGCGAGGAGATCACGGACTCGGAGGACAATGAAGAGGAAGACCTCGGAGTCCTGGATGACCAGAGGAGCATCATTCTTCATCTCTTATCTCAGCTCAAATTGGGCATGGACCTTACACGg gtgGTGCTGCCCACATTTATTCTTGAGAAACGCTCACTTTTAGAGATGTATGCCAACTTCATGGCCCATCCGGACGTGTTTCTGGCCATCACATCCGGAGGCACGGCCGAAGAACGCATCATCCGATTTGTGGAATACTACCTGACCGCCTTCCATGAGGGTCGTAAGGGTGCTGTTGCCAAGAAGCCTTTCAACCCCATTCTGGGGGAGTGCTTCCACTGCACGTGGGACATACCGCGACACAAAGTGCGCCCCCTCAGGACTACCAGCTCGAGCCCGGCCCCTGCGGCCGCCCCCTCCGTCCAGCATGCCTCCGCCGATGGGGTGGGATCTTACCGGCTACGCTTTGTTGCTGAACAGGTGTCCCACCACCCTCCCATCTCTGGGTTTTACTGCGAGTGTGAGGAGCGCAGGATATGCGTTAACACCCATGTTTGGACTAAAAGCAAGTTCATGGGCATGTCCATAGGAGTGTCAATGGTTGGAGAAG gagtGTTACATCTCTTGGAGCATGGTGAGGAGTACGTGTTCACGCTCCCCTCCGCATACGCTCGCTCCATCCTCACAGTGCCCTGGGTGGAGTTGGGCGGAAAGGTTTCCATCAGCTGCGCCAAAAGCGGATACTCTGCCACAGTTACATTCCACACCAAACCCTTCTATGGAGGGAAAGTTCACAG GGTTACAGCCGAGGTAAAGCACAACCCCACCGGCACCATTGTGTGCAAGGCGCAGGGGGAGTGGAACGGAACTTTGGAGTTCACCTATAACAGCGGAGAGACCAAAGTGATTGACACATCCAAACTTCCGGTCATTAGGAAAAAGATCCGCCCACTTGAGAGACAGGGACCGTATGAATCCAG GCGGCTGTGGCAGCACGTGAGCGCTGCGCTGAAGACGGGGGACATCGATACTGCCACTGAACACAAACACCAGCTGGAAGAGAGACAGAGGAGGGAAGGGAAGCAGAGAACGGCCAGCCACGTGCCCTGGAAACCAAAGTACTTCATCAAAGAG GGGGAGGGGTGGGTGTACCACAATCCTCTATGGAAGACCAAGTGA